Proteins encoded together in one Phalacrocorax aristotelis chromosome 7, bGulAri2.1, whole genome shotgun sequence window:
- the LOC142059893 gene encoding heat shock protein beta-7-like, translating to MASLGSASAYRAERMGPYGQGHGEPRFEGDRQHGPFGVRAHEAFGYPGSPGAMCPCSLGTWVRAQGDIYQVVADVSQFEPPDIVVTTSNCHVTIQAEKVAEDGTICDTFTHKCQLPEDTDPLSVSCALTEAGTLVITARRRAGVCPSEAPQPLYRSEAVL from the exons ATGGCCTCGCTTGGCTCGGCCTCTGCGTACCGTGCTGAGCGCATGGGTCCCTACGGCCAGGGGCATGGCGAGCCCCGCTTCGAGGGCGACCGGCAGCATGGCCCTTTCGGGGTGCGGGCACATGAGGCCTTTGGGTACCCAG GGTCCCCGGGCGCCAtgtgcccctgcagcctgggCACCTGGGTGCGTGCCCAGGGTGACATCTACCAGGTGGTGGCCGACGTCAGCCAGTTTGAGCCCCCTGACATTGTGGTGACCACCTCCAACTGCCACGTCACCATCCAGGCTGAGAAG GTGGCCGAAGATGGCACCATCTGTGACACCTTCACCCACAAGTGCCAGCTACCTGAGGACACGGACCCACTGTCGGTGAGCTGTGCCCTCACTGAGGCCGGCACGCTGGTCATCACCGCCCGCCGCCGTGCCGGCGTCTGCCCCAGCGAGGCCCCGCAGCCTCTGTACCGTAGTGAGGCCGTGCTGTGA